GACAATTGTGATCGGGATGAAGGAGGATTTTGGAGTGGAAAAGGCGAAGCTCGACGAGAGAGACTGGGTGTATGTGTTTACGATGATTTCAGGTTTGGGAAGAAGGAAAATCCGAGAAATCTTTGAAATCACAGGTTCTTTTCAGGTTGCCGTCGAAAATTGGCATGAACTGGCACGTCAGCTCAGATTGACTCCCTTGATCACTGGGCAGGTTGACAAGCATAGCAATGTAGCTTCAGCAATGGCACTATTGGAAAAGCGTGAAGAAGAGGGAACGCGCTTCTTATGTCCTTTTGACGATGCTTATCCTGTTTCGCTCCGCAATATCCCTGATTTTCCATGGACGTTGTTTTATCGTGGCGATCACACATTATTGGAAAAATTGTCGATTGGCGTCGTTGGTTCGCGCAAACCGACACCATATGGAAGAGCGAGCTGTAGCTTTTTTGTCCGAGAACTGGTACAAGCAGGTCTTGTCATTGTCTCAGGGGTAGCGTATGGAATTGATGCGGAGGCTCACCAAGCTACCTTGAAAGCAGGGGGTAAGACTATTGGCGTGCTCGGCTGCGGAATGAATCATGTTTATCCTTCTCGACATCGAGAACTTTATCGCGAAATTGAATCTTTTGGCCTACTCCTCAGCGAATATCCTCCTCATATTCCACCTGTTTCTGGATTATTTCCAGAGAGAAATCGTATCATAAGTGGACTGTCTATCGGTGTATTAGTGGTGGAAGCAGCAGAAAAAAGCGGATCCTTGATTACGGCAGACTGTGCACTTGAGCAGGGCAAGGAAGTTTTTGCAATTCCTGGTCCGATTTTTTCATTGATGAGTGCAGGACCGCATAACTTGATCAAACAAGGTGCAAAGCTAGTAACGTGCAGTAGCGATATATGGCATGAAATCAAACATCATCTTCCAGAAGCTGGGCAGATGAAGCAGGTCGTGAAAAGCAATGCAACCGATGTCATTCCCTTATCTAATGAAGAAAAAGCTATTGTGGAAGCCGTAACATATGATGGAATTCATCTGGATGAGTTAATGAGCAGCTTAGAAAAAGACAAACGCAGGATGCTACATCAGCTGGTCATTCGTTTGGAAGCTAAAGGGGCCATTGTGGCACTTCCTGGCGGTTATTTTGCACGGCGATAGCATATCCGGTAGCTTTTTGGCAATGCTTAGAGGCACAAGTGTTTGACAAACCGGATGAGGGTATTTAATAATAGGGAAGATTCCTTACTAAAAGGGGAGGAAAAAAATGGCTGATACGCTAGTAATCGTAGAATCCCCTACGAAGGCCAAAACCATTGGAAAATACCTGGGTAGTAAATATATCGTGAAAGCGTCTATCGGGCATGTACGCGATTTGCCGAAAAGTCAAATGGGTGTAGACGTTACACATAATTTTGAACCCAAATACATAACCATTCGCGGCAAAGGCGATGTATTGAAGGGCTTAAAAGATGCCGCTAAAAAAGTGAAAAAAGTATATCTCGCAGCCGACCCGGATCGCGAAGGGGAGGCAATTGCTTGGCATTTGGCACAATACTTGGGTCTCGATTTGAATCAACCGCTTCGTGTGGTATTCAATGAGATTACCAAAGATGCCATTAAAGAAGCGTTCAAGCATCCACGACACATAAACATGGACTTGGTAAATGCTCAACAGGCACGTCGCATTCTCGACAGACTCGTTGGTTACAATATCAGTCCAATTTTATGGAAAAAGGTTCGAAAAGGCTTGAGTGCCGGACGTGTTCAATCGGTTGCGGTAAAGCTTATCATGGATCGTGAGCGGGAGATCCAAGAGTTTATCCCGGAAGAGTATTGGACAATTGCGAGTACATTGATCAGCGACGGTAAAGAAATTAACGCGAAGTTCTATGGTTATGGCGATGAAAAGATGGAGCTTCATTCGGAAGATGATGTAGCAGCGGTATTGAAACGAATGAAGAACAAACCATATGTGGTACAAAAGGTAACCAAGCGTGAGCGCAAGCGCAATCCTGCACCTCCTTTTATAACGAGTTCTTTACAGCAAGAGGCAGCGCGTAAGCTGAATTTCCGCACTTCTAAGACCATGCGAATTGCTCAAGAGCTCTATGAGGGGATCGACGTTGGCAATAAAGAAGGCGCAGTTGGTTTGATTACCTATATGCGTACAGACTCTACTCGCCTATCTGTAACTGCACAGAACGAAGCAAGAGAATACATACTTGAGAAATATGGTCCAGACTATGTGTTATCTGAGCCACGCAATCAGGCGAAAAACGAAAATGCTCAAGATGCTCATGAAGCGATTCGTCCAACAGGTGTGATACGTACACCGGATGAAATTAAGGAATACTTGTCGAGAGATCAGTTGCGCTTGTATCGATTAATCTGGGAGCGTTTCCTCGCCAGTCAAATGTCATCTGCTGTTCTTGATACGATGAGCGTAGATATTGACGCAGGTGGAGTTACCTTCAGAGCAACAGGATCAAAAGTGAAGTTCCCTGGATTTATGAAGGTATATATTGAAGGAAACGATGATGGCGCAGAAGAAGAAAGCTTCCTTCCGCCTATTGAAGAAGGACAAATCCTCGAACAAAAAGAAATCGAGCCGAGTCAGCACTTTACACAACCACCACCTCGATTCTCCGAAGCGCGCATGCTTAAATCGATGGAAGAGATGGGAATTGGACGTCCGTCTACCTATGCGCCTACATTAGAAACCATTCAAAAGCGTGGCTATGTAGCATTAGAGGAGAAGCGATTCGTCCCGACCGAGTTGGGTGAGATTGTGATCACGCTTGTCGAGGAGTTTTTCCCGGAGATTCTCAACGTAGAATTCACTGCGCATATGGAATCGGGCTTGGATAATATCGAAGCAGGAGCCACCAATTGGGTGCAGGTGCTGGACGATTTTTATCAAGACTTTGCAAAGCGCGTAGTTGTTGCAGAAGAAGAAATGAAAGAAGTAGAGCTGAAAGTCGAAGAATCGGATGAATCGTGCGAGCTTTGCGGCCGTGTGATGGTATATAAGCTTGGCCGATTCGGCAAGTTTTTAGCTTGTTCCGGATTCCCGGATTGCCGAAATACGAAGCCGATTGTAAAAGATATCGGTGTAAAGTGTCCGCAGTGTGAAACCGGAGAGATTATCGAACGTAAATCTAAGAAGAGTCGTATTTTTTACGGATGTAATCAATATCCGGAATGCGATTTTGTATCGTGGGACAAACCGATTGCCAGACCTTGTCCAAAATGTTCCAGCATGCTCGTGGAGAAAAAGCGCAAGAAGCAAGGAGTTAGCATTGTTTGTACGAAGTGTGATTATCAAGAAGAGGCAGACTCCTAAGCAGCTTGATTCGATTTTGTAGTTTGGAGGATTAACAGCATGTCACAACCAACAATAACAGTAGTGGGCGCTGGTCTCGCTGGTAGTGAGGCAGCATGGCAAATCGCGCAGGCGGGTGTAAAAGTAAAGCTGTATGAAATGAGACCGAAGACACAAACGCCTGCACACCATACCGATAAATTTGCAGAGTTGGTATGTAGTAATTCATTGCGTGCTAACACGTTGACGAATGCAGTGGGTGTATTAAAAGAAGAAATGCGTCGACTGAACTCTGTCATTATCGATGCGGCAGATCGTTGCGCGGTTCCAGCTGGAGGCGCGCTTGCCGTAGACAGACACGAGTTCGCGGCTCATGTTACAGATGCCGTTCGTAATCATCCATTAGTGGAGGTCATTTCGGATGAGATTACCGAAATTCCTGAAGGGATTGTCGTAATTGCGACGGGACCACTTACTTCTCCAGCTTTGTCTACAAAGTTAAAAGAGCTGACGGGTGAAGAATATCTGTACTTCTATGATGCAGCAGCGCCCATTATCGAGAAAGACTCGATTGATATGAACAAGGTGTTCGTTGCTTCCAGATATGATAAAGGTGAAGCAGCCTATCTGAACTGCCCGATGACAGAAGAGGAGTTCAATCGCTTCTATGATGCGCTGATCTCTGCAGAAACAGTTCCATTGAAGGAATTTGAAAAGGAAATTTTCTTCGAAGGCTGCATGCCGATTGAAGTATTGGCAAAGCGTGGTCACAAAACCATGACATTTGGTCCCATGAAGCCAGTGGGTCTGGTTGATCCGCGGACAGGTAAAAAGTCTTACGCGGTTGTACAACTTCGTCAGGACAATAGTGCTGCGACATTGTATAATATCGTAGGCTTCCAGACCCACTTGAAATGGCCGGATCAAAAAAGAGTCTTTTCACTCATTCCTGGGTTGGAAAACTGCGAAATCGTTCGTTATGGTGTGATGCACCGCAACACCTTTATCAACTCGCCAAAACTGTTGAATCCTACGTATCAGTATAAAGACCGGGAAACACTTTTCTTTGCTGGTCAAATGACTGGTGTAGAAGGATATGTAGAGTCAGCGGCATCTGGTTTGCTTGCGGGGATAAATGCAGCACGACTCGCAAAAGGGGAAGAATTGATCGAGCTTCCACCAGAAACAATTATGGGCAGCATGGCTCGTTATATTACAACGGCAGATCCAAAGCATTTCCAACCAATGAACGCAAACTTTGGCTTGGTACCAGAATGGCCAGAAAGAATCCGAGACAAGCGTTTGAAAAATGAAAAGCTCGCTGAGCGGGCGCTAGATACAATTCAGAATTTTACACAAGAACGACACAATTAACATTGATATCCGATTTTCGTCTGTGTTACTATATAGGTGCTTCGAGGAGGGTGCATCCCGTATGGACATTTCGCAACAAAATTCTGCGGATATTGAGATGTTTACCCGCTATTTGCGAGTTGAAAAAAACGCCTCTCCTCATACGGTGAAGCAGTATGTGGCAGATATCAGCGAATTTGTCTCCTTTATGGAACAGCACCAAATCACCGTATTTGCTGCTGTTTCTTATTTGCATGGTCGCTCCTTTCTCGCGCAATTGGCTGGCAGGGGGCTTTCCCGACGAAGTATTGCCCGCAAGCTATCCAGTTTGCGTAGCTTGTACCGATTTCTGTTGCGTGAAGATCAACTGGAACAGAATCCATTTCAACTAGTCTCCACTCCCAAAATGGAGAAGAAACTTCCTTCCTTTTTATATCCGCAAGAAGTTCAAGCTTTTTTCGATCTGCCTGATACCACTACTCCACTGGGAATTCGTGATCGGCTGATTTTTGAACTGTTGTATGCAAGCGGCATGCGCGTTACGGAGCTCACCACTTTATCTGTGAATGATGTGAATCCGAGCATGGGAGTCGCATTGGTTTATGGAAAAGGAGCGAAAGAACGGTATGTGCCGGTTGGAAGTTATGCCTGCGACGTTCTTCGGCAATACCTAGAACATGGAAGAGAAAAACTGTTGGCTGGAAAAGTAGAACACGGCAATTTGCTGGTTAACTATCGGGGAGAACCGTTATCCGACCGCAGTGTTCGGCGGATTGTAGACAAATACGTAGATACGTACGCTCTTCAATTGCGGGTTTCACCACATACCTTTCGTCATACGTTTGCGACCCATATGTTGAACGGTGGCGCTGATCTGCGTACCGTGCAAGAATTACTGGGCCACGTCAATGTTTCAACGACACAGGTGTACACGCATGTGACCAAAGAGCGACTTCGGCATGTATATGACACCGCTCACCCACGAGCAAACCCGGGCAATACAGGTTCCGCCAATCGGACATAACGGGAGGAATCAGTGATGGAACAGTTTCACGCAACAACCATATTTGCTGTACAGCACAATGGGTCTGTAGCGATGGCCGGAGATGGTCAGGTTACTTTTGGCAACAGCATGGTAATGAAGCACGGTGCCAAAAAAGTAAGACGTCTATATCGCGGCGAAGTTTTAGCAGGATTCGCTGGCTCTGTTGCGGATGCCATTACGCTTTTTGAGAAGTTTGAAGGAAAGCTGGAGGAGTACCACGGCAATCTGCAGCGCGCTGCTGTAGAGCTGGCGAAAGAGTGGCGCATGGATAAAATTTTGCGTCGTTTGGAAGCAATGATGATTGTTGCCAATAAGGAGCATTTGTTGCTTATCTCCGGAAATGGCGAAATCATTGAGCCTGATGATGGGATTCTTGCAATTGGTTCTGGCGGTAGCTTTGCCCTTGCAGCAGGTCGTGCATTGAAAACATATGCGCCTCATCTCGGCGCACGTGAAATTGCGGAAGCATCACTTCGTACCGCTGCTGAAATTTGCGTGTTCACAAACAACAATCTTGTTGTGGATGAGTTGAATTGAGCGAAAGGGAGGAACCTGCTGTGCTGAATCTTGAGCAATTAACCCCGCGTAAGATCGTAGAGCATTTGGATAAATACATTGTCGGGCAGGCACAAGCCAAGAAAGCCATTGCTGTAGCGCTTCGCAACCGCTATCGTCGAAGTCGTTTGCCAGAGCAAATGATTGAAGAGGTTGTTCCAAAAAACATCTTGATGATCGGACCTACTGGTGTTGGAAAAACGGAAATCGCACGTCGGATTGCAAAACTGACAGGTGCTCCTTTTATTAAAGTAGAAGCAACGAAGTTTACGGAAGTCGGTTATGTAGGACGAGATGTGGAATCGATGGTCCGTGATCTGGTGGAAGCTTCTATCCGTACGGTCAAACAGGAAAAAGTAGAGTCGGTGAAAGAGAAAGCCGAGAAGCTTGCGAATGAAGCGATTGTGAACGTGCTTGTCCCATCTCGCAAGCAGTCGAACTCGTTCAAAAATCCGTTGGAGATGTTCTTTGGTGGACAGCAGCAACAGCAGGAGGATACCTCTGATCAAGAAGAAGTATCGATCCAGCAGCAACGCAGACAAACCATGTGGCAATTGACGAATGGCCAGTTAGAAGAGCAAATGATTGAGATTGAAGTCGAAGATCAATCACCTTCGATGTTTGACATGTTCCAGGTTCCGGGTACAGAACAAATGGGGATGCAAATGCAGGATATGCTCGGTAGCCTGATGCCTAAGCGGATGAAGAAACGAAAATTGCGAATAAAAGATGCGCGAAAGGTATTAATTCAGCAGGAAGCGCAAAAACTGGTGGATATGGACGAAGTTACGCAGGAGTCAATTCGTCGAGCTGAACAACACGGTATTATCTTCATTGACGAAATTGACAAGATTGCGGGTAAGGATGGGCGTGGCCCGGATGTATCCCGTGAAGGGGTCCAGCGTGATATTTTACCGATTGTGGAAGGCTCAACTGTGATGACTAAGTATGGTCCTGTCAAAACAGATTATGTTCTGTTTATCGCAGCTGGTGCTTTTCACATGGCAAAGCCATCAGATTTAATTCCTGAATTGCAAGGCCGTTTTCCGATTCGGGTGGAACTGACTAGCTTGCGCGTTGAAGATTTTGTCCGAATTTTGACTGAGCCTAAAAACGCGTTGCTTAAGCAGTACGTTGCCCTCTTGGAAACAGAAGGTGTGCGTGTTGAATTTACACCGGAAGCCATTCAGGAACTCGCTCGTCTCGCTGCTGAGGTCAATCAGAGCACAGATAACATTGGTGCTAGACGATTGCACACCATATTGGAGAAGCTACTGGAGGATCTCTCTTTTGAAGCCCCAGAAATCCACCTAGAAGTAGTACAGATTACCCCCGATTATGTCAAACAGAAATTAGGTACAATCGTGGGGAACAAAGACTTGAGTCAATATATTTTATAAACATTGGATAGGCAGCACATATAATTAGGAGGAAATACAGATGGATCTACTGTCAAAAACAAGAAGAATTAACCGCATGTTGCAAAAATCCGCGGGTCATGCCGTGAACTTCAATGAAATGTCCCAAGTTTTGAGTGACGTTATCGAAGCAAATACTTATGTTGTAAGCCGCAAAGGAAAGCTTCTCGGCTTTGCGATTCATCAAGAGATGGATAACAGCCGTATGCGCAAAATGCTGGAAGAACGCCGTTTTCCAGAAGAGTACAGCATGGGGTTACTGAAAGTAGATGAAACATCTGCGAACCTGGATGTAGATAGCCCATACACCATTTTCCCAGTTGAAATGAAAGAAGTATTCCGTACAGGTTGGACGACGCTCGTTCCAATCATGGGTGGAGGAGATCGTCTCGGTACGCTGATTTTGGGTCGCATTAATGATCAATTTGTCGATGACGACCTGATTCTTGCAGAAGTAGGGGCAACTGTAGTAGGTATGGAAATCTTGCGCGAGCGTTCTGAAGCAATCGAAGAAGAAGCGCGCAGCAAAGCGGTTGTGCAAATGGCGATTGGTTCCCTCTCTTATAGTGAGTTGGAAGCAGTTGAACATATTTTTGAAGAACTCGAAGGCAAAGAAGGCTTGCTCGTAGCCTCCAAAATCGCGGATCGCGTAGGGATTACTCGCTCCGTAATTGTAAACGCACTGCGTAAACTGGAGAGTGCGGGTGTTATCGAATCCCGTTCTTTGGGAATGAAAGGTACCTTCATTAAAGTGCTGAATGAAAAGCTGTTGCCTGAACTGGAGAAGCTCAAAACCTCGTAATATACCTTGCCAAAAGTTACACGGAAGTAAACAAAAGGTGTAGCAACTCATGTTGCTGCACCTTTCTTCATGGGACTTTAGTCCTAGTTATTTCAAGAAACGACACATTATTACCATAAATTATATGTTGAATTTTAATGCTTGCCTCGACATTTACGATGGTTTGAATATGGTTTCCTTGTAAAATGCAGTAAAAAAACAGGAAAGATAAGGGATTTAGTCCCATTGAATCATTTTGAAAAACGTCATGAAAAGGGGCTTTTTTGTCCAAATTGATTTTGCTATGATTGAATCGTATTAGGATGTCGAAAATACAGGAAATATAGGTGGTTTTAGGGAAAGTAATTGACTCATATTGGGGGAGAAGGAAAAATGCTGGATAGTTACCATCTGCAGGTCCTGGAGAGATCACTCGACGCTGCAACATTGCGACATAGAACGATCGCAAACAACCTTGCCAACATAGACACCCCTCAATTCAAAAGTCAGCAAGTCATCTTTGAGAGCTTTTTGCAAGATGAGTTGAATGCAAGAGCGGGAAATGGCAAGTTAGAAGCGTATCGGACCAATCAACGACACCTCCCGTTTGGAAATGTAGGGGGCGTTGCAGTACCGCAGGTTGTGTCCAATCCGAATAACTTCATTCAGAACAGTGGCAATGATGTTGACTTGGAATCAGAAACAACAGAATTGGCTAAGAACCAAATTTGGTACAGCGGTTTAACGCAATTGACAGCAGGACATTTTCAGAAACTACGCAGTGTAATTGAGGGTGGAGGTAAATAAAGATGAGCTTGTTTCAGGGGATTAACACAAGTGCTTCTGCCTTAACAGCTAACCGCTTGCGATTGGATACGATTTCTTCCAACATTGCAAATGCGGAAACCACTCGAGCAAACTTCGTAGATGGCGCCTGGCAGCCATATCGGAGGAAAATGGTGGAGTTGTCACCTCAAACAAATGGAACATTTGATAACTTCCTGCAAGCAGCCGTAGGGACGGTCTCAGGAAGTCAGGGTGGACAAGGTGTGAAGGTCACAGCGATTCAAGAAGACAATACTCCGTTTAAGCGAGTATTTGATCCATCTCATCCAGATGCAGATCAAGACGGATATCTCTTGATGCCGAATGTCGACCCGATGAAAGAGATGGTGGACATGATCTCCGCATCAAGATCATACGAAGCCAACGTGACAGCATTGAACGCTTCCAAATCGATGATGCTAAAAGCATTGGAAATCAAGTAAAGCGGGTGACAGTAAGGAATGGAAATGAGTGCAATCTCCCAACTAACGCCAATTCGTACACCGAGTGTGAACAAGCCAACCCCAGCTGAAGTTTCACAAGAATTCTCATCGTTTCTATCGGATGCCATGAATAAAGTGAATCAGGCGCAAGTAGAATCGTCGAATCTTGCCGACAAGTTTGCAGCGGGAGAAATTACCGATTTGCACCAATTGACTGTTGCAGGTCAAAAAGCTTCCGTGATGCTACAAATGACTATGCAGGTCAGGAATAAGATGATTGAGTCTTATCAAGAAATCATGCGCATGCCGATTTGATCGTTGTTGGTATCCTTTGAGAGGTGAAACATGAACGAACGTTTAGCAGTATACAAAGACCAGATTACGTCAAAATGGAACCAATTTTCCAAGAAACAAAAATGGATGATTCTCGGTATTTCGCTCTTCCTCTTGATTTCGCTTGGTCTATACATATACATCGCTTCTCAGCCGGTGTACAAACCACTCTACAACCAAAAATTGAGTGAACAAGAAATCGGGACTATCAAGCAAGAGTTGGAAGCTTCACAAATCCCATATCGGATCACGGGGAATGGTAC
This genomic stretch from Brevibacillus sp. DP1.3A harbors:
- the dprA gene encoding DNA-processing protein DprA; its protein translation is MEKAKLDERDWVYVFTMISGLGRRKIREIFEITGSFQVAVENWHELARQLRLTPLITGQVDKHSNVASAMALLEKREEEGTRFLCPFDDAYPVSLRNIPDFPWTLFYRGDHTLLEKLSIGVVGSRKPTPYGRASCSFFVRELVQAGLVIVSGVAYGIDAEAHQATLKAGGKTIGVLGCGMNHVYPSRHRELYREIESFGLLLSEYPPHIPPVSGLFPERNRIISGLSIGVLVVEAAEKSGSLITADCALEQGKEVFAIPGPIFSLMSAGPHNLIKQGAKLVTCSSDIWHEIKHHLPEAGQMKQVVKSNATDVIPLSNEEKAIVEAVTYDGIHLDELMSSLEKDKRRMLHQLVIRLEAKGAIVALPGGYFARR
- the topA gene encoding type I DNA topoisomerase; translated protein: MADTLVIVESPTKAKTIGKYLGSKYIVKASIGHVRDLPKSQMGVDVTHNFEPKYITIRGKGDVLKGLKDAAKKVKKVYLAADPDREGEAIAWHLAQYLGLDLNQPLRVVFNEITKDAIKEAFKHPRHINMDLVNAQQARRILDRLVGYNISPILWKKVRKGLSAGRVQSVAVKLIMDREREIQEFIPEEYWTIASTLISDGKEINAKFYGYGDEKMELHSEDDVAAVLKRMKNKPYVVQKVTKRERKRNPAPPFITSSLQQEAARKLNFRTSKTMRIAQELYEGIDVGNKEGAVGLITYMRTDSTRLSVTAQNEAREYILEKYGPDYVLSEPRNQAKNENAQDAHEAIRPTGVIRTPDEIKEYLSRDQLRLYRLIWERFLASQMSSAVLDTMSVDIDAGGVTFRATGSKVKFPGFMKVYIEGNDDGAEEESFLPPIEEGQILEQKEIEPSQHFTQPPPRFSEARMLKSMEEMGIGRPSTYAPTLETIQKRGYVALEEKRFVPTELGEIVITLVEEFFPEILNVEFTAHMESGLDNIEAGATNWVQVLDDFYQDFAKRVVVAEEEMKEVELKVEESDESCELCGRVMVYKLGRFGKFLACSGFPDCRNTKPIVKDIGVKCPQCETGEIIERKSKKSRIFYGCNQYPECDFVSWDKPIARPCPKCSSMLVEKKRKKQGVSIVCTKCDYQEEADS
- the trmFO gene encoding FADH(2)-oxidizing methylenetetrahydrofolate--tRNA-(uracil(54)-C(5))-methyltransferase TrmFO translates to MSQPTITVVGAGLAGSEAAWQIAQAGVKVKLYEMRPKTQTPAHHTDKFAELVCSNSLRANTLTNAVGVLKEEMRRLNSVIIDAADRCAVPAGGALAVDRHEFAAHVTDAVRNHPLVEVISDEITEIPEGIVVIATGPLTSPALSTKLKELTGEEYLYFYDAAAPIIEKDSIDMNKVFVASRYDKGEAAYLNCPMTEEEFNRFYDALISAETVPLKEFEKEIFFEGCMPIEVLAKRGHKTMTFGPMKPVGLVDPRTGKKSYAVVQLRQDNSAATLYNIVGFQTHLKWPDQKRVFSLIPGLENCEIVRYGVMHRNTFINSPKLLNPTYQYKDRETLFFAGQMTGVEGYVESAASGLLAGINAARLAKGEELIELPPETIMGSMARYITTADPKHFQPMNANFGLVPEWPERIRDKRLKNEKLAERALDTIQNFTQERHN
- the xerC gene encoding tyrosine recombinase XerC, producing the protein MDISQQNSADIEMFTRYLRVEKNASPHTVKQYVADISEFVSFMEQHQITVFAAVSYLHGRSFLAQLAGRGLSRRSIARKLSSLRSLYRFLLREDQLEQNPFQLVSTPKMEKKLPSFLYPQEVQAFFDLPDTTTPLGIRDRLIFELLYASGMRVTELTTLSVNDVNPSMGVALVYGKGAKERYVPVGSYACDVLRQYLEHGREKLLAGKVEHGNLLVNYRGEPLSDRSVRRIVDKYVDTYALQLRVSPHTFRHTFATHMLNGGADLRTVQELLGHVNVSTTQVYTHVTKERLRHVYDTAHPRANPGNTGSANRT
- the hslV gene encoding ATP-dependent protease subunit HslV — encoded protein: MEQFHATTIFAVQHNGSVAMAGDGQVTFGNSMVMKHGAKKVRRLYRGEVLAGFAGSVADAITLFEKFEGKLEEYHGNLQRAAVELAKEWRMDKILRRLEAMMIVANKEHLLLISGNGEIIEPDDGILAIGSGGSFALAAGRALKTYAPHLGAREIAEASLRTAAEICVFTNNNLVVDELN
- the hslU gene encoding ATP-dependent protease ATPase subunit HslU, whose product is MLNLEQLTPRKIVEHLDKYIVGQAQAKKAIAVALRNRYRRSRLPEQMIEEVVPKNILMIGPTGVGKTEIARRIAKLTGAPFIKVEATKFTEVGYVGRDVESMVRDLVEASIRTVKQEKVESVKEKAEKLANEAIVNVLVPSRKQSNSFKNPLEMFFGGQQQQQEDTSDQEEVSIQQQRRQTMWQLTNGQLEEQMIEIEVEDQSPSMFDMFQVPGTEQMGMQMQDMLGSLMPKRMKKRKLRIKDARKVLIQQEAQKLVDMDEVTQESIRRAEQHGIIFIDEIDKIAGKDGRGPDVSREGVQRDILPIVEGSTVMTKYGPVKTDYVLFIAAGAFHMAKPSDLIPELQGRFPIRVELTSLRVEDFVRILTEPKNALLKQYVALLETEGVRVEFTPEAIQELARLAAEVNQSTDNIGARRLHTILEKLLEDLSFEAPEIHLEVVQITPDYVKQKLGTIVGNKDLSQYIL
- the codY gene encoding GTP-sensing pleiotropic transcriptional regulator CodY; protein product: MDLLSKTRRINRMLQKSAGHAVNFNEMSQVLSDVIEANTYVVSRKGKLLGFAIHQEMDNSRMRKMLEERRFPEEYSMGLLKVDETSANLDVDSPYTIFPVEMKEVFRTGWTTLVPIMGGGDRLGTLILGRINDQFVDDDLILAEVGATVVGMEILRERSEAIEEEARSKAVVQMAIGSLSYSELEAVEHIFEELEGKEGLLVASKIADRVGITRSVIVNALRKLESAGVIESRSLGMKGTFIKVLNEKLLPELEKLKTS
- the flgB gene encoding flagellar basal body rod protein FlgB — its product is MLDSYHLQVLERSLDAATLRHRTIANNLANIDTPQFKSQQVIFESFLQDELNARAGNGKLEAYRTNQRHLPFGNVGGVAVPQVVSNPNNFIQNSGNDVDLESETTELAKNQIWYSGLTQLTAGHFQKLRSVIEGGGK
- the flgC gene encoding flagellar basal body rod protein FlgC encodes the protein MSLFQGINTSASALTANRLRLDTISSNIANAETTRANFVDGAWQPYRRKMVELSPQTNGTFDNFLQAAVGTVSGSQGGQGVKVTAIQEDNTPFKRVFDPSHPDADQDGYLLMPNVDPMKEMVDMISASRSYEANVTALNASKSMMLKALEIK
- the fliE gene encoding flagellar hook-basal body complex protein FliE, with translation MEMSAISQLTPIRTPSVNKPTPAEVSQEFSSFLSDAMNKVNQAQVESSNLADKFAAGEITDLHQLTVAGQKASVMLQMTMQVRNKMIESYQEIMRMPI